A single genomic interval of Mangifera indica cultivar Alphonso chromosome 5, CATAS_Mindica_2.1, whole genome shotgun sequence harbors:
- the LOC123216586 gene encoding jasmonoyl--L-amino acid synthetase JAR4-like gives MLEKMESVNVDQVIEEFETITKDAEKIQRETLKRILEENGSAEYLQNLGLNGRTDPESYKACVPLVSHPDLEPYIRRIADGDNSRILTGKAITALSISTGTTQGKPKLIPFNDELMENTMQIFRTSFAFRNKEFPLGNGKALQFIYGRSPVMTKGGLRVGPATAHVYGNSKFKSGMKSMQTPYCSPDEVIFGPDYQQSLYCHLLCGLIFCEEIQLVSSTFAHGIVQAFRTFELVWEELCADIQEGVLSSRVTTPSIRASMSKILKPNPELADLIHRRCLRLSNWYGLIPTLFPNAKYIYGILTGSMEHYLKKLRHYAGELHLVCADYGASEGWIGVNVNPSLPPESATYAVLPNIGYYEFLPLRQNVEDQVLCLEPKPVGLTDVTVGEEYEIITTNFAGLYRYQLGDVVKVMGFHNSTPELKFVCRKNLLLSIALDKATEKDLQLSVESAAKLLAEEKLEVIDFTSHADVSTDPGHYIIFWEISGDASEEVLKECCNCLDQSFLDGGYFTSRKTNVIGPLELRVVHKGTFQKILDHHVSLGSAPNQFKTPRCVGTVNNAVLQILTNNVAKKYFSSVLW, from the exons ATGTTGGAAAAGATGGAAAGTGTCAATGTAGATCAAGTGATAGAGGAATTTGAAACAATCACAAAAGATGCCGAGAAGATTCAGAGAGAGACCCTGAAAAGGATTTTGGAAGAAAATGGATCTGCTGAATACTTGCAAAATCTTGGTCTCAATGGAAGAACAGACCCTGAAAGTTATAAGGCCTGTGTTCCACTTGTTTCTCATCCAGACCTGGAGCCTTATATTAGACGAATTGCTGACGGAGATAATTCACGTATCCTCACTGGCAAGGCCATAACAGCTTTGTCAATAAG TACTGGAACGACTCAAGGAAAGCCTAAATTAATACCCTTTAATGATGAGTTGATGGAAAACACCATGCAGATATTTCGGACTTCTTTTGCCTTTAGAAACAA AGAGTTTCCTCTTGGAAATGGGAAAGCCTTACAGTTTATATATGGCAGAAGCCCTGTCATGACAAAAGGGGGACTAAGAGTAGGACCTGCTACTGCACATGTCTACGgcaattcaaagtttaaaagtgGAATGAAGTCAATGCAGACGCCATATTGCAGCCCTGATGAAGTAATATTTGGTCCTGATTACCAGCAATCCTTGTATTGCCATCTCCTATGTGGCCTAATCTTTTGCGAAGAAATTCAGCTTGTGTCCTCAACCTTTGCCCATGGTATTGTCCAAGCTTTCCGGACATTTGAACTAGTATGGGAAGAGCTATGTGCTGACATACAGGAAGGTGTCCTCTCAAGCCGAGTCACTACCCCTTCAATCCGTGCATCTATGTCCAAAATACTGAAGCCAAATCCTGAGTTGGCTGATTTGATTCATAGAAGATGCTTAAGATTGAGTAattggtatggtttgatacCAACACTCTTTCCTAATGCAAAATACATCTATGGGATATTGACTGGGTCAATGGAGCATTATCTGAAAAAGTTGAGGCACTATGCTGGGGAGCTGCATCTTGTGTGTGCTGATTATGGTGCTTCTGAAGGATGGATTGGAGTAAATGTAAATCCAAGTTTGCCTCCTGAGTCAGCTACTTATGCTGTGCTTCCTAATATAGGTTATTATGAATTCCTCCCTCTTCGACAGAATGTTGAGGATCAGGTACTCTGCCTGGAGCCCAAGCCAGTGGGCTTGACTGATGTCACGGTCGGCGAAGAGTATGAAATAATCACCACCAATTTTGCAG GATTGTATCGTTATCAACTGGGAGATGTGGTGAAGGTTATGGGCTTCCATAACTCAACCCCAGAACTCAAGTTTGTTTGCAGGAAGAACCTGTTGCTCAGCATTGCCCTAGACAAGGCCACTGAAAAAGACTTGCAGCTATCTGTAGAAAGTGCAGCCAAGTTGTTAgctgaagaaaaacttgaagtTATTGACTTCACAAGCCATGCTGATGTATCGACAGATCCTGGTCACTACATAATTTTCTGGGAAATTAGTGGTGACGCCAGTGAAGAAGTCTTGAAAGAATGTTGCAATTGTTTGGACCAATCTTTCCTCGATGGAGGCTATTTTACTTCACGCAAGACTAATGTCATAGGACCTCTTGAGCTCCGAGTTGTTCACAAGGGAACATTCCAGAAAATCCTAGATCACCATGTTTCGTTAGGCTCTGCTCCTAATCAGTTTAAAACCCCAAGGTGTGTAGGAACTGTGAACAATGCAGTGTTGCAAATCTTAACAAACAATGTTGCTAAGAAGTACTTTAGTTCTGTTTTGTGGTGA